One part of the Bdellovibrio bacteriovorus genome encodes these proteins:
- a CDS encoding ATP-binding cassette domain-containing protein: MSSLLSARDLRVLSSDGLALSPVVNLELNDGEVLFLRGENGAGKSTLLKTLLGLHKYFEGRFQFSIPQKDIQYLPQLGTLHFHLPLTLRDLLGDNEGSHPLLKNMDLDKKWNTASGGERQKILLSAVLAKRPRLLILDEPFNHVDSESTLQLEEALGTYLKEHPQSSLILVSHRALTAEWNRVRVLEIR, encoded by the coding sequence ATGAGTTCCTTGCTTTCCGCCCGGGACTTGCGGGTTCTAAGCTCTGATGGTCTGGCGCTTTCACCCGTGGTGAACCTTGAACTGAATGATGGTGAAGTTCTTTTCCTGCGTGGTGAAAACGGCGCTGGAAAAAGCACGCTGCTAAAAACCCTGCTGGGGCTGCATAAGTACTTTGAGGGCCGCTTTCAGTTTTCAATTCCGCAAAAAGACATCCAATATCTGCCGCAACTGGGAACACTTCATTTTCATCTGCCACTGACTTTGCGTGATCTGCTGGGCGATAACGAAGGATCCCACCCCCTATTAAAGAACATGGATCTGGATAAAAAGTGGAACACCGCCAGCGGTGGCGAACGGCAGAAGATCCTGCTTTCAGCCGTGCTCGCTAAAAGGCCCCGTCTGTTGATTCTGGATGAACCGTTTAATCATGTGGACTCTGAATCCACCCTGCAGTTGGAAGAAGCTCTGGGGACTTACCTGAAAGAACATCCGCAAAGTTCATTGATTTTGGTGTCCCATCGCGCTTTGACCGCTGAATGGAACCGCGTGCGTGTGCTGGAGATCCGATGA
- a CDS encoding metal ABC transporter substrate-binding protein, with amino-acid sequence MNKFLLSALLLFSPYAQAKIKVVTTLPDIAEVVRAIGQEQVEVQSLLSGSEDAHFAEARPDYILKVNRADIVCSMGLELEVGWLPKVLSKSGNAKIQDGGTGSCILGNSIKPLDVPTGVINRSLGDVHAHGNPHFTLSPLKMAEAGREVVRVLSAALPQESAAFEKNYDAFKAEMTRLQERLAKTVKKTKVMEYHKEFTYFFSAYGLESAGSLEEKPGMPPSAARIAQAAKLAKDNKVTVLFATASAPHKTLERFQELSGVPVMIVPSYVQTKGDASSIAKLQELLVGSVK; translated from the coding sequence ATGAATAAATTTTTGCTTTCTGCGCTGTTGCTTTTTAGTCCTTATGCTCAGGCCAAAATCAAAGTTGTCACCACATTGCCGGACATTGCTGAAGTGGTGCGTGCCATCGGACAAGAGCAGGTGGAGGTACAAAGTCTGCTTTCAGGTTCTGAAGATGCACACTTTGCCGAAGCCCGCCCTGATTACATTCTGAAAGTAAACCGCGCCGACATCGTCTGTTCCATGGGGCTTGAACTGGAGGTCGGCTGGCTTCCGAAAGTTCTTTCCAAATCCGGGAATGCGAAAATTCAGGATGGAGGCACTGGCTCCTGCATTCTTGGCAACAGCATCAAGCCCTTGGACGTCCCGACGGGTGTGATCAATCGCTCGCTGGGCGATGTTCACGCACACGGCAATCCTCACTTCACATTAAGCCCTTTGAAAATGGCCGAAGCCGGGCGCGAAGTGGTGCGAGTGCTGTCAGCGGCGTTACCTCAGGAAAGTGCGGCGTTTGAGAAAAATTATGATGCATTCAAAGCCGAAATGACCCGCCTGCAGGAGCGTCTGGCAAAAACCGTTAAGAAAACCAAAGTGATGGAGTATCACAAGGAATTCACTTACTTCTTCAGCGCCTACGGGCTTGAATCCGCAGGTTCTTTGGAAGAAAAACCGGGAATGCCTCCGTCTGCGGCGCGCATCGCTCAGGCTGCCAAACTTGCCAAGGACAATAAAGTGACTGTGCTCTTTGCAACGGCATCAGCTCCGCATAAAACCCTGGAGCGCTTTCAGGAACTTTCCGGCGTGCCCGTGATGATCGTGCCTTCTTATGTGCAAACAAAAGGTGATGCCAGCTCCATCGCGAAACTGCAGGAGCTGCTGGTGGGGTCAGTGAAATGA
- a CDS encoding response regulator transcription factor: MEQHAKRLLLVEDDQGLREVLTEELQERGFKVKAYADMPAVAELGEVDWALLDLRVGSENGLELLKDLKTRHPQVKVVMMSGFGSVASAVKAMQLGAHNFIVKPVTVEMILRAFSDQAENMELPEEEISLARMEREYIDYVLQSSEGNITQAAKKLGLHRQSLQRKLRKNIPRK, encoded by the coding sequence ATGGAACAACATGCAAAACGACTTTTGCTGGTGGAAGACGACCAGGGTTTGCGTGAAGTGTTGACCGAAGAACTGCAAGAGCGTGGTTTTAAGGTGAAGGCCTATGCTGATATGCCCGCGGTGGCAGAGCTGGGGGAAGTTGACTGGGCGCTTTTGGATTTGCGCGTGGGCAGTGAAAATGGCCTGGAGCTTTTAAAAGATCTGAAGACCCGCCATCCGCAAGTCAAAGTTGTGATGATGAGTGGCTTTGGCAGTGTGGCTTCCGCGGTGAAGGCCATGCAACTGGGTGCACATAACTTTATCGTCAAGCCAGTCACGGTGGAAATGATTTTAAGAGCCTTCAGTGATCAGGCCGAAAACATGGAGCTGCCGGAGGAAGAAATCTCCCTGGCGCGCATGGAGCGTGAATACATTGATTATGTCCTGCAAAGTTCTGAGGGTAATATCACCCAAGCCGCCAAAAAGCTGGGTCTGCACCGCCAGAGCCTTCAGCGCAAACTGCGCAAGAACATCCCCCGCAAATAA
- a CDS encoding outer membrane beta-barrel protein, producing MKKLILTAALLSSTATTASAQVLQNMQSAAALDLVAPLNFEDSAENKLDIRAAELMFFGPLDPTFDAYLNFAAHNEEGEFVAEVHEAYVGSSKVIPNSRFRVGKFFLGVGRLNQFHQHDWAFVSAPRVQAEFFDEEGVADTGAEFSTLLPTDSYWDITLGVTNGYTYGHSHDEGEKPQVPTHYIHPVNFVDFGEAGALQWGMNYLGRTDAAETKTQLYGLDFVFKKTKGKTLSFLFQSEIWYRNLSGPGADTQEDIGAYFYPQMSLSERLFLGLRVDLFSDLSRSFISDGSRQENLDYGFVPTLTFKNSEFSLLRVAYTYDNQTYQGESDTISQKIELQWVAILGAHPAHSF from the coding sequence ATGAAAAAACTGATTCTGACCGCCGCCTTGCTTTCTTCCACCGCAACGACAGCTTCCGCCCAGGTTCTGCAAAACATGCAATCTGCAGCCGCACTGGATCTGGTGGCGCCGCTGAACTTCGAGGACTCTGCCGAAAACAAGCTGGACATCCGCGCTGCCGAATTGATGTTCTTTGGGCCTTTGGATCCGACCTTTGATGCTTACCTGAACTTTGCCGCTCACAATGAAGAAGGCGAGTTCGTGGCCGAAGTTCACGAAGCCTATGTGGGTTCCAGCAAAGTGATTCCAAATTCCCGCTTCCGCGTCGGAAAATTCTTTCTGGGTGTGGGTCGACTTAATCAGTTCCACCAACACGACTGGGCGTTTGTGTCGGCTCCCCGCGTACAGGCTGAATTCTTTGATGAGGAAGGTGTCGCCGATACTGGCGCAGAGTTTTCAACTCTGCTTCCCACGGACAGCTACTGGGATATCACCCTGGGTGTGACCAATGGCTACACTTATGGGCACAGCCACGATGAGGGCGAAAAGCCGCAGGTGCCCACTCACTACATCCACCCGGTGAACTTTGTCGACTTCGGCGAGGCCGGTGCGCTTCAATGGGGCATGAACTATCTGGGCCGCACCGACGCGGCAGAAACCAAAACCCAGCTTTACGGTCTGGATTTTGTGTTTAAAAAAACAAAGGGCAAAACCCTCAGCTTCCTGTTCCAGTCTGAAATCTGGTACCGCAACTTGAGTGGGCCGGGGGCGGACACTCAGGAAGACATTGGTGCTTACTTCTATCCTCAGATGTCTTTGTCAGAAAGACTGTTCCTGGGACTGCGTGTGGATTTGTTCTCGGATCTGTCCCGCAGCTTTATCAGCGATGGCTCCCGACAAGAAAATCTGGATTATGGATTTGTCCCGACTTTGACTTTTAAAAACAGCGAGTTCTCTTTGCTGCGTGTGGCGTACACCTATGATAATCAAACTTATCAGGGCGAATCCGACACCATCAGCCAGAAAATCGAACTGCAGTGGGTGGCGATCCTTGGCGCCCACCCGGCCCATTCATTCTAG
- a CDS encoding BrnA antitoxin family protein produces MKSEFDFSKAKKKKPLKDIKVLKTIRLDPEVLEWLEIEAEKQGMGYQTYLNWYLRNAMSNRSSIEERIAKLEKAVFPKKA; encoded by the coding sequence ATGAAGAGTGAATTTGATTTTTCCAAAGCCAAGAAAAAGAAGCCTTTGAAAGACATCAAGGTGCTTAAGACCATTCGTTTGGATCCTGAGGTGCTGGAGTGGCTTGAAATTGAAGCTGAAAAGCAGGGGATGGGTTATCAGACATATTTGAACTGGTATTTGAGAAATGCCATGTCCAATAGAAGTTCGATTGAAGAGCGCATTGCGAAACTGGAAAAGGCTGTTTTTCCCAAGAAGGCTTAA
- a CDS encoding BrnT family toxin, producing MEFEWDDDKAQSNYKKHGVRFSEAVTTFRDSHALEMLDQESSANEDGKKGNIPGNGIISTRFA from the coding sequence ATGGAATTTGAGTGGGACGATGATAAAGCCCAGAGCAACTACAAAAAACACGGAGTCAGATTCTCTGAAGCAGTGACGACGTTTCGAGACTCTCACGCTCTGGAGATGTTGGATCAGGAAAGCTCTGCTAATGAAGACGGCAAGAAGGGCAACATCCCGGGAAATGGAATCATATCTACGAGGTTTGCATGA
- a CDS encoding sensor histidine kinase — protein MSLLLGTIPLLKWGYLDKRHFPYIIAVLTLLAILNVLAHSIWPKQEDYGQKQVLVHLWVDLLAASGLLFVSGSADNPFVSILCIHSFLGGMLLRKKASYVFGASVLVLLSLLQYETWLDSQKTVGIDFSELSLRFLSQWVLITASWFVSHYFSSLLERKEKRIRLLQDRQHQADRLKALGALTAGFSHQLATPMNSLKLRMERGLRKLPEESSGAREEFEKAQSSLDECVRVFQHMASVFSRSSQSELQRVELPVLVKDLIGVWEKENAGVVVESHLTTDSLWCRLQTLAFSQTLFDLLDNALEASPVPSPLYVRLFKEDTWAVLEVVDKGSGISAEILSRLGEPFVTGKEAGNGLGIYSAQMMAQASGGDFVITNNVSGKGATARIRLPLEEK, from the coding sequence GTGTCTTTGTTGCTTGGAACCATCCCGCTTTTGAAGTGGGGTTATCTGGACAAGCGTCATTTTCCGTACATTATTGCAGTGCTGACGTTGCTGGCGATCTTGAATGTTTTGGCTCACAGTATCTGGCCGAAACAAGAAGACTATGGACAGAAGCAAGTGCTGGTGCATTTGTGGGTGGATCTGCTGGCGGCTTCCGGATTGTTGTTCGTAAGTGGTTCTGCCGACAATCCGTTTGTCAGCATTCTTTGCATTCACTCATTCCTGGGTGGGATGCTTTTGCGAAAAAAAGCATCCTATGTTTTCGGAGCTTCCGTTTTGGTGCTGCTGTCGCTATTGCAGTATGAAACCTGGCTGGACTCACAAAAGACGGTGGGGATTGATTTCTCAGAACTGTCTTTGCGCTTCCTTTCCCAGTGGGTTTTGATCACGGCCAGTTGGTTTGTCAGTCATTATTTTTCCAGTCTGCTGGAGCGTAAAGAAAAGCGCATCCGTCTTTTGCAGGACCGTCAGCATCAGGCGGATCGCTTGAAGGCTTTGGGTGCCCTGACGGCGGGTTTTTCCCATCAATTGGCAACACCGATGAATTCGCTGAAACTTCGCATGGAGCGGGGCTTGCGCAAGCTGCCGGAAGAAAGCTCTGGCGCTCGTGAGGAATTTGAAAAAGCACAAAGTTCACTTGATGAGTGCGTTCGTGTTTTCCAGCACATGGCTTCAGTCTTTTCACGCTCTTCCCAAAGCGAACTGCAACGGGTGGAACTGCCGGTGCTGGTGAAGGATTTGATTGGCGTGTGGGAAAAAGAAAATGCCGGGGTTGTGGTTGAATCCCATCTGACCACTGATTCTTTGTGGTGTCGTTTGCAGACGCTGGCTTTTTCCCAGACATTGTTTGATCTTTTGGACAATGCTTTGGAGGCGTCCCCGGTGCCAAGCCCGCTTTACGTGCGCCTGTTCAAAGAGGACACCTGGGCGGTGCTGGAAGTGGTCGACAAAGGTTCGGGCATTTCGGCAGAAATCCTGTCGCGTTTGGGTGAGCCGTTCGTGACTGGCAAAGAAGCGGGCAACGGTCTGGGAATTTATTCTGCGCAAATGATGGCTCAGGCCAGCGGCGGGGATTTTGTAATCACCAATAACGTCAGCGGCAAGGGCGCCACGGCCCGCATCCGTCTGCCTTTGGAGGAAAAGTAA
- a CDS encoding cyclic nucleotide-binding domain-containing protein, giving the protein MKLHPAEIAKEIRAFSFFKSFADDLLLQTSAMVHCESFAAGSFILQEGKQNSSLFFLRSGKVEISLASEVIATLDTPGEVFGEMSVITSNPTSTTVKALSAVECFVIRSEDFGHVHPKDKDRFQALLFQIYCNVLTERLMKTNEKARLFEILNRELHEAQQKIQKVGGRVLLVEPDKKQQLPIRMALGGTGVHLDIANDAEGAREFLRDNQYDVVLCEEGCVEVLKEVHEGKKTPFSILLTSKDVQGNLRILEGNRYVDHIISRDAEDRNATIRYVLTALGKLLNKDLFGIEKYLTWGVEVQRKMVSNSTQRESLREDLYGYFKKMGVRSTILDRVNTVVEEMLMNAIYDAPVDSNGKSIFNHVSRKEEIQLDTHQQSQLRYASDGVYLAVGVKDPFGSLTKDIIIDYLLSCYNGAAGSMNANKGGAGRGLHQIIENADLTVFNVKKGVCTEVICMFNIDGQKREAQPSFHYFFV; this is encoded by the coding sequence ATGAAGTTGCACCCGGCTGAAATCGCCAAAGAAATTAGGGCCTTTTCTTTCTTTAAATCATTTGCGGATGACCTGCTTTTGCAGACGTCTGCCATGGTTCATTGCGAGTCATTCGCCGCGGGTTCCTTCATTCTTCAAGAGGGCAAACAAAACAGCTCTCTGTTCTTTTTGAGATCCGGAAAAGTCGAAATTTCCCTGGCTTCTGAAGTGATTGCCACTTTGGACACCCCGGGTGAGGTGTTCGGTGAAATGAGCGTGATCACCTCCAATCCGACATCCACCACGGTCAAGGCTCTTTCGGCGGTGGAATGTTTTGTGATCCGGTCTGAGGACTTCGGTCATGTTCATCCCAAAGACAAAGACCGCTTTCAGGCGTTGTTGTTCCAGATTTACTGCAATGTCCTTACTGAACGTCTTATGAAAACCAACGAAAAAGCGCGACTCTTTGAAATCCTGAACCGCGAACTTCATGAGGCCCAGCAAAAAATCCAGAAAGTCGGCGGACGCGTTTTGTTGGTTGAACCGGATAAAAAGCAGCAGCTTCCGATCCGCATGGCTTTGGGGGGCACCGGGGTTCATCTGGACATTGCCAATGATGCCGAAGGTGCACGGGAATTCCTGCGCGACAATCAGTACGACGTGGTTTTGTGTGAAGAAGGTTGCGTGGAAGTTCTTAAAGAGGTCCACGAAGGCAAAAAGACACCATTTTCAATTTTGCTGACCAGTAAGGATGTCCAGGGGAACCTGCGTATTCTGGAAGGCAATCGTTATGTGGATCATATCATTTCCCGGGATGCAGAAGACCGCAACGCCACCATTCGCTATGTTCTGACGGCGCTGGGAAAACTTCTGAACAAGGATCTGTTCGGTATCGAAAAGTACCTGACCTGGGGAGTGGAAGTTCAAAGAAAGATGGTTTCCAACTCGACCCAGCGTGAATCGCTGCGCGAAGATCTGTATGGCTATTTCAAAAAAATGGGGGTTCGTTCCACCATTTTGGACCGTGTGAACACTGTGGTTGAAGAAATGCTGATGAATGCGATCTATGATGCGCCGGTGGACTCCAACGGAAAATCCATCTTCAATCATGTGTCCCGTAAAGAGGAAATTCAGCTCGACACCCATCAACAGTCCCAGCTTCGTTACGCCAGTGACGGGGTTTATCTGGCGGTGGGGGTGAAGGATCCGTTTGGGTCTTTGACCAAGGATATCATCATTGACTATCTGCTAAGCTGTTACAATGGCGCGGCGGGAAGCATGAACGCCAACAAAGGCGGCGCCGGGCGCGGCCTTCATCAGATCATCGAAAATGCGGATCTGACTGTGTTCAACGTTAAAAAAGGCGTCTGCACAGAAGTCATCTGCATGTTCAATATCGACGGCCAGAAGCGGGAAGCCCAGCCGTCATTCCACTATTTCTTCGTATAA
- a CDS encoding metal ABC transporter permease: MTSFIELLQIYKWSLPSSVLMAAVLALIGSQWSAREKSAQIFVLGQGASLGIVLGLVINILLGTDFHGISLVAGLSLGWVTLLLMDQLIQTKSDRNHIYLTLFVFFLSLTYLTSYLTPALESHIAASYFGDLAVMSDTGAQLCLLAAVFFGVFVLKFWRSLSLASFQMVNHSYIHRTWQNRVFDVGTLLLTTMAIQSMGYLFTIGSLFIATSFTSTRSRNLQSYLIRMLVISLGGTALGFATSLISTNLPTVPCVLLGQMLLGLITYTKK, encoded by the coding sequence ATGACATCCTTTATTGAACTGCTGCAAATCTATAAGTGGTCCCTGCCGTCGTCGGTGTTGATGGCGGCGGTGCTGGCACTGATCGGGTCCCAGTGGAGTGCGCGTGAAAAAAGCGCGCAAATTTTTGTTCTGGGACAGGGCGCCTCCCTGGGGATTGTTCTGGGCCTGGTGATCAATATTCTGCTGGGCACTGATTTTCATGGTATCAGCCTGGTGGCGGGATTATCCCTGGGTTGGGTGACTTTATTACTGATGGATCAGTTGATTCAGACAAAGTCCGATCGCAACCACATCTATCTGACCCTGTTTGTGTTCTTCCTGTCGCTGACCTATCTGACCAGCTATCTTACCCCGGCCCTGGAAAGCCATATTGCCGCCTCTTACTTCGGTGATCTGGCGGTGATGAGTGATACGGGGGCGCAATTGTGTTTGCTGGCGGCCGTGTTTTTTGGCGTCTTTGTTCTGAAGTTCTGGAGATCCTTGTCGCTGGCGTCTTTCCAAATGGTCAACCACAGCTATATTCATCGCACCTGGCAAAATCGCGTCTTTGACGTGGGAACGCTGCTGCTGACGACGATGGCGATCCAAAGCATGGGTTATCTGTTCACTATCGGATCCCTGTTCATCGCAACCAGCTTTACATCCACCCGCAGTCGCAATTTACAAAGTTATCTGATCCGAATGCTGGTGATTTCCCTGGGGGGAACGGCTTTGGGCTTTGCGACCTCATTGATATCCACCAATCTGCCCACAGTGCCTTGCGTGCTTCTGGGACAGATGTTGCTGGGTCTGATCACTTATACGAAGAAATAG